GCGCGACCTGGGTCGGCGCCTGCATCGCCGCGAAATGGTCGACGAAGCCCGTCACGGCCGCGCGCGCCTGGTTGAGCACGTCGGCGGCGACCGCGGCGTCGAATGTGACGGATTCGGTCGGGGCCGTGAGGGCGACGGGCGGGATCAGCCACCCGAAGAAGTAGTTGAACTCCGCGACGCCGGTGTTGGCGAGGCTGTTCACGGTGGTGGAGGCGACGGCGCTGAAGCCGTTGGCCCAGGTGTCGAGGTTCAGCGGTGAATTCACCACCGGTGCGACCAGGTCACGCACGAAGCTGTTCGCGACCGGGTAGCCGAGATAGGTCCACAGCAGGGACACCTGGTCGCCGATGATCGCCAGGCCGGGAACCCACCCGAGCGCGCCGTCGACCAGGCCGACTCCGTAGTCGATCCACGGCACCGCGGCGTCCCACGCGCTGATGATGAAATCGCTCGCCGCGTTCTGCACCACGACGCCGCCGGGCGCGGTGGCCTGTGCGCTGGGCGCGGTGTGCACGCGCGGCTGTGCAAACCCCGGCGCGGCGCCACCGTGCGGCGCGTGGATGCCCGGTTCGGCGACGGGTGCGGGGATGACGACCGTCATGCGGCGTGCCGCGGCGAGCAGGTCGATCATGGCTTCCGACAGCTCGGGCTGCGGCGCGGTCGGCTGAGCAGGGACCGCGATATCGGGCGGTGTCACCTGCACCGAGGTCAACGCGATGGTGGTCGCCGTGGCCGCGGCCGCACCCGCCAACAGGTAGGCGCGGACAGAGACAGTCATGACAGCACTCCAGAAACTCACCTGACAACAGTTCAGCCGTATCGCTGGACTGACTTTACTGGGCACAGCAACAAAATTTCCGGGTCGCGCCAGGCGAGTCGGTCGACTTACCCGGACCAGGCCTGCCCGGGCAGGTCGGCACAGCACGGGCCGCTGGGACTACTGTGACCGGTATGCCAGGCGTAGTAGATCCAGAATGTGAGACGCGTGGATGATTCTCGACTCTTGTGGGGTTATTCGGGCGTGGCTTTGAACTCCGAGCATGGCGCCGATCTGGGTGTCCCCATGGTCCCACCGCAAGCCGGAACGCCGACCCCCGCAGCTCTGCGACGTGTGTTGCGTCGAGCCCGCGACGGGGTGGCCCTCAACGTGGAAGAAGCCGCCATCGCGATGACGGCGCGCGGCGAGGACCTCGCCGATCTGTGCGCGAGCGCGGCCCGGGTGCGAGACGCCGGCCTCACCTCGGCGGGGCGGCGCGGCCCGAACGGTCGGCTGCCGGTGAGTTACTCGCGCAAGGTGTTCATCCCGGTGACGCACCTGTGCCGGGACACCTGCCATTACTGCACCTTCGTGACCGTGCCCGGCAAGCTGCGCGCGCAGGGCATCGGCATGTACATGGAGCCTGACGAGATCCTGGAGGTTGCCCGTCAAGGCGCCGAACTGGGTTGCAAAGAGGCGCTTTTCACCCTCGGTGACCGCCCGGAGGCGCGGTGGGACGAGGCCCGGCAGTGGCTCGATGAGCGTGGATACGACTCGACGCTGGACTATGTGCGGGCGATGGCGATCCGGGTGCTCGAGGAGACCGGACTGCTGCCGCACCTCAACCCGGGCGTCATGAGCTGGTCGGAGCTGTCGCGGCTCAAGCCGGTCGCCCCGTCCATGGGCATGATGCTGGAGACCACGTCGCGCCGGCTGTTCGACACCAGAGGCGAGGCGCATTACGGCAGCCCGGACAAGGATCCCGCGGTCCGGCTGCGCACGCTCGACGACGCCGGCCGGTTGTCCATCCCGTTCACCACGGGACTGCTCGTCGGCATCGGTGAGACACTGGCCGAACGTGCCGAGACCATGCACGCGATCCGGCGCTCGCACAAGGAATTCGGGCACGTGCAGGAAGTGATCGTGCAGAACTTCCGCGCCAAGGACCACACGGCGATGGCGTCGACCCCCGACGCCGACATCGACGATTTCCTCGCGACCATCGCGGTGACCCGGCTGGTGCTGGGCCCGAAGATGCGGATCCAGGCGCCGCCGAACCTGGTGTCGCGCGAGGAATGTCTGGCGCTCATCGGCGCAGGCGTCGACGACTGGGGTGGGGTGTCGCCGCTGACGCCCGACCACGTGAATCCCGAAAGGCCCTGGCCCGCCTTGGATGAGCTGGCCGAGGTGACCGCGGAGGCCGGCTACGACCTGGTGCAGCGCCTGACCGCGCAGCCGCAGTACGTGCAGGCCGGGGCGGCATGGATCGACCCGCGGGTGCGTGGTCACGTCGACGCGCTGGCCGATCCCGATACCGGGTATGCGCTCGACGTCAATCCGGTCGGTCGGCCGTGGCAGGAGCCCGACGAGGCCTCCGAGTCGCTGGGCCGCACCGACCTGCACACCGCGATCGATGCCGAAGGCCGGTTGACCGACACCCGAAGCGATCTCGACAGTGCGTTCGGCGACTGGGAATCCATCCGGGAGAAGGTCTCCGAACTCGCCGCACGTGCCCCAGAACGCATCGACACCGACGTGCTGTCGGCGCTGCGCTCGGCCGAGCGCGATCCGGGCGGCTGCAGCGACGACGAGTACCTGGCGTTGGCGACCGCTGACGGCCCGGCCCTGGAAGCCGTTACCGCGCTGGCTGATTCACTGCGTCGCGACGCCGTGGGTGATGACGTGACGTTCGTGGTCAACCGCAACATCAACTTCACCAACATCTGCTACACCGGCTGCCGGTTCTGCGCGTTCGCGCAGCGCAAGGGCGATGCCGACGCGTATTCGCTGTCGGTCGACGAGGTGGCCGACCGTGCCTGGGAGGCACACGTGGCAGGCGCCACCGAGGTGTGCATGCAGGGCGGCATCGACCCCGAACTGCCGGTCACCGGGTACGCCGATCTGGTGCGCGCGGTCAAGAAGCGTGTCCCGTCGATGCACGTGCACGCCTTCTCGCCCATGGAGATCGCCAACGGCGTCACCCGCAGCGGCGTGTCGATCCGCGAATGGCTGACCGCACTGCGCGAGGCCGGGCTCGACACCATCCCCGGCACGGCGGCCGAGATCCTCGACGACGAGGTCCGCTGGGTGCTCACCAAGGGCAAGCTGCCCACCTCGATGTGGATCGAGGTGATCACCACCGCGCACGAGGTAGGGCTGCGGTCGAGTTCGACGATGATGTACGGCCACGTCGACCAGCCGCGGCACTGGGTCGGGCACCTCAACGTCATCAAGTCGATCCAGGACCGCACCGGCGGGTTCACCGAGTTCGTGCCGCTGCCGTTCGTGCACCAGTCCTCGCCGCTGTACCTGGCCGGCGGCGCCCGGCCGGGCCCGACGCACCGCGACAACCGGGCCGTGCACGCGCTGGCCCGGATCATGTTGCACGGCAGGATCGACCACATCCAGACCAGCTGGGTGAAGCTCGGTGTGGAGCGCACGCAGGTCATGCTGCGCGGCGGCGCCAACGACCTCGGCGGCACGCTCATGGAGGAGACCATCTCCCGCATGGCCGGCTCCGAGAACGGCTCGGCCAAGACTGTGGAAGAGCTCGTCGCGATCGCCGAGGGTATCGGCCGTCCCGCCCGCCAGCGCACCACCACCTACGCGCCTCTGGCTGCTTAAGGGGCGCACCTTGCACCCGCACCTTGCACCTTTGCACCTTGCACCGCGAGCGTGCGGGTCTGCTGCTCAACACGCCATAAAACAGCAGCACGCCGCGCACGCTCGCACGCGACGAGCGTGCGCGGAATCAAACTGCCATTGATCAATGGCAGGTAATTCTCTTCGCAAAACCACGCCCCGTTCGGGAATCAATTCGGACTACGGTCCGTTTCGATGATGCAAGGGTGCCGGAGAGGCCGGCCCCGGTGAGCAAGGAGAGATGACATGACCGTTGCCGTAGCCACCGACCTGACCGCGGGCACATGGGCGATCGACCCCGTCCACTCGTCGATCAGCTTCTCGGTCCGCCATCTGGTCGTCAGCAAGGTGCGGGGTACGTTCGGCGCGTTCAGCGGCGCAATCACCGTGGCCGAGGACGGCACGCCGTCGGTAAGCGCGGAGATCGCGGTCGACTCGGTCAATACCGGCAACGAACAGCGCGACGAGCACCTCAAGTCGGCCGACTACTTCGACGTCGAGAAATTCCCGGTCGCGACGTTCGTGTCCACCGGCGTCACGCAGCGCGGTGACGGCTACGTGCTCGACGGTGACTTCACCCTCAAGGGCATCACCAAGCCGGTGAGCCTTGAGCTGGAGTTCAACGGTGTCAACCCGGGCATGGGCCATGGCGCGGTCGCCGGCTTCGAAGCGTCGGTTGTGCTCAACCGCAAGGATTTCGGCATCGACATCGACATGCCCCTGGAGACCGGCGGAGCCGTCGTCGGCGAGAACATCACCATCACCCTCAACATCGAGGCGCTCAAGCAGGCCTGAGCCTCGCGAGCGTGCGTGGAGTGCTGCTGCGCGACGGCGTGTCGGGCAGCAGCCACGCACACTCGCGGTGCAAGGTGCACTGCAAAGGAACCCCAAGGTAAAGGGTCAGAGGCGCGCGGCCAGCTCGGTGCCCTGTTTGATCGCCCGCTTGGCGTCGAGCTCGGCCGCGACCGCGGCTCCGCCGATGACATGGGGTTCGATACCGCGCTCCCGCAGGGCCGTCTGGAGATCGCGCACGGATTCCTGGCCCGCGCAGATCACGATGTTGTCGACCGTGAGAACCCGCGGGTCGCGATGGTCCGGCCCGAAGCTGATGTGCAGGCCGTCGTCGTCGATGCGTTCATAGTTGACTCCGCAGAGCTGGTGCACGCCTTTGGCTTTCAGCGAGGCGCGGTGCACCCAGCCGGTGGTCTTGCCGAGTCGCCTGCCCTGCGGTCCCTTCGACCGCTGCAGCAGATACACCTCACGCACGGCCGGCGCGGGCAGTGCGGTGGTCAGCGCGCCGCGCGCCTCCTGCGGGTCGACCACACCCCACTCGGCCTTCCACTCCTTGAGGTTCAACGTCGGGGACTGGTCGGTCGTCAGGAATTCGCCGACGTCGAAGCCGATCC
This region of Mycolicibacterium goodii genomic DNA includes:
- a CDS encoding bifunctional FO biosynthesis protein CofGH produces the protein MALNSEHGADLGVPMVPPQAGTPTPAALRRVLRRARDGVALNVEEAAIAMTARGEDLADLCASAARVRDAGLTSAGRRGPNGRLPVSYSRKVFIPVTHLCRDTCHYCTFVTVPGKLRAQGIGMYMEPDEILEVARQGAELGCKEALFTLGDRPEARWDEARQWLDERGYDSTLDYVRAMAIRVLEETGLLPHLNPGVMSWSELSRLKPVAPSMGMMLETTSRRLFDTRGEAHYGSPDKDPAVRLRTLDDAGRLSIPFTTGLLVGIGETLAERAETMHAIRRSHKEFGHVQEVIVQNFRAKDHTAMASTPDADIDDFLATIAVTRLVLGPKMRIQAPPNLVSREECLALIGAGVDDWGGVSPLTPDHVNPERPWPALDELAEVTAEAGYDLVQRLTAQPQYVQAGAAWIDPRVRGHVDALADPDTGYALDVNPVGRPWQEPDEASESLGRTDLHTAIDAEGRLTDTRSDLDSAFGDWESIREKVSELAARAPERIDTDVLSALRSAERDPGGCSDDEYLALATADGPALEAVTALADSLRRDAVGDDVTFVVNRNINFTNICYTGCRFCAFAQRKGDADAYSLSVDEVADRAWEAHVAGATEVCMQGGIDPELPVTGYADLVRAVKKRVPSMHVHAFSPMEIANGVTRSGVSIREWLTALREAGLDTIPGTAAEILDDEVRWVLTKGKLPTSMWIEVITTAHEVGLRSSSTMMYGHVDQPRHWVGHLNVIKSIQDRTGGFTEFVPLPFVHQSSPLYLAGGARPGPTHRDNRAVHALARIMLHGRIDHIQTSWVKLGVERTQVMLRGGANDLGGTLMEETISRMAGSENGSAKTVEELVAIAEGIGRPARQRTTTYAPLAA
- a CDS encoding YceI family protein, whose translation is MTVAVATDLTAGTWAIDPVHSSISFSVRHLVVSKVRGTFGAFSGAITVAEDGTPSVSAEIAVDSVNTGNEQRDEHLKSADYFDVEKFPVATFVSTGVTQRGDGYVLDGDFTLKGITKPVSLELEFNGVNPGMGHGAVAGFEASVVLNRKDFGIDIDMPLETGGAVVGENITITLNIEALKQA